From the Solibacillus sp. FSL R5-0449 genome, one window contains:
- a CDS encoding Na(+)/H(+) antiporter subunit B, protein MKVNDVILKSVVRGVVFIVFTLGMYLFFAGHNAPGGGFIGGLVLGSGIVLLYLTYDIETVHKGMPFDFKKVAAVGVLLTTGSAIASIFFDVPFLTQTDGYYNLPLVGEKHLSTVTIFEAGVALTVIGTLVTIILNISEDE, encoded by the coding sequence TTGAAAGTAAATGATGTTATTTTAAAATCAGTCGTACGAGGCGTTGTATTCATCGTCTTTACGCTTGGTATGTATTTATTTTTTGCAGGACATAATGCTCCGGGTGGCGGATTTATCGGCGGACTAGTGCTTGGCTCGGGGATTGTCCTGTTATATTTGACGTACGACATTGAAACCGTGCATAAAGGCATGCCGTTCGACTTTAAAAAAGTTGCTGCAGTCGGTGTATTGCTGACGACAGGTTCTGCCATTGCCTCGATTTTCTTTGATGTACCTTTTTTAACACAGACAGATGGTTATTATAATCTTCCATTAGTAGGAGAAAAACATTTGTCGACTGTTACGATTTTTGAAGCAGGTGTCGCATTGACGGTTATCGGTACACTCGTAACGATTATTTTAAATATAAGTGAGGATGAATAG
- a CDS encoding (Fe-S)-binding protein encodes MNVSLFATCLVDMVQSNIGKNTVELLERLGCKISFPKGQTCCGQPAYNSGYVKASKETMKNTIRVFEDAEVIVCPSGSCAYMLKEYVHIFKDEPLWQEKAQKIADKTYELTQFIVDVLKIEDVGAKLNGTATYHPSCHMTRLLKVQHAPLTLLRNVEGLELLEMPLKENCCGFGGTFSIKMGPISEQMVDEKIASAEQIAVHYLIGADAGCLMNIGGRIDRKNIDIKTMHIAEILNSR; translated from the coding sequence ATGAATGTATCATTATTCGCTACATGTTTAGTTGATATGGTTCAAAGTAATATCGGAAAAAACACGGTTGAGCTGCTGGAACGCTTAGGCTGTAAAATAAGTTTCCCAAAAGGCCAAACATGTTGCGGCCAGCCAGCCTATAATAGCGGCTATGTAAAAGCATCTAAAGAAACGATGAAAAATACAATTCGCGTATTTGAAGATGCAGAAGTCATTGTCTGTCCGTCAGGTTCTTGTGCATATATGCTGAAAGAATATGTTCATATTTTTAAAGATGAGCCACTTTGGCAGGAAAAGGCACAAAAAATCGCAGACAAGACATATGAACTGACACAATTTATTGTCGACGTACTTAAAATTGAGGATGTTGGAGCAAAACTGAACGGAACGGCTACATATCATCCTTCATGTCATATGACACGCTTATTGAAAGTGCAGCATGCTCCCCTCACATTGCTTCGTAATGTAGAAGGTCTTGAACTGCTGGAAATGCCTTTAAAAGAAAATTGCTGCGGCTTTGGCGGAACATTCTCTATTAAAATGGGTCCGATTTCAGAACAAATGGTAGATGAAAAGATCGCTTCTGCCGAGCAAATTGCTGTCCATTATTTAATAGGTGCTGATGCAGGCTGTCTCATGAACATCGGCGGACGGATTGACCGGAAAAACATTGATATAAAAACAATGCATATCGCAGAAATTTTGAATAGCCGCTAA
- a CDS encoding histidine kinase, with protein MKHVKGRLDESILVCVYYGQNGERLIRRGHKLATLLDCPLYVLTVDSKPLDAFDAEKSGYIEQWKELTDELEVEQFIIKDNEKRPFHKVITEIAMDFNITQIIVGQSAQSRWEEITKGSFLNVLLKEVPFVDFHIVSVKRPSEDELIDVYEKGVRAYIIQENDYYKVVFTCPKIVALEGIFFKEIGTDFDNGIFKFNYNGKLLEADITEGTVNNPEILPKDRFTSLKP; from the coding sequence ATGAAACATGTTAAAGGCCGATTAGACGAAAGTATTTTGGTTTGTGTATACTACGGACAAAATGGTGAGCGTTTAATTCGCCGAGGACACAAGCTTGCTACACTACTTGACTGCCCATTATATGTGTTGACTGTTGATTCAAAGCCACTTGATGCATTTGATGCTGAAAAATCCGGCTATATCGAACAGTGGAAAGAACTGACTGATGAATTGGAAGTTGAACAATTCATTATTAAGGATAATGAAAAGCGTCCATTCCATAAAGTTATAACAGAGATTGCAATGGACTTTAATATCACTCAAATTATTGTGGGTCAAAGTGCTCAAAGCCGCTGGGAGGAAATCACAAAAGGTTCCTTCTTGAATGTCCTTTTAAAAGAAGTACCATTCGTTGATTTTCATATTGTATCGGTAAAGCGTCCTTCTGAGGATGAGCTGATCGATGTTTATGAAAAAGGTGTCCGTGCTTATATAATCCAGGAAAATGACTACTATAAAGTCGTGTTTACATGCCCTAAAATAGTGGCTTTGGAAGGTATTTTCTTTAAGGAGATCGGAACAGACTTTGATAATGGGATATTCAAATTCAATTATAACGGGAAACTTTTAGAGGCTGATATAACAGAAGGTACTGTTAATAACCCTGAAATTCTACCTAAAGATCGTTTTACATCACTAAAACCTTAA
- a CDS encoding Na(+)/H(+) antiporter subunit C, with product MESLMIVLVGILVAVATYLILSRSVIRVIVGTAILSHAVHLLLLTVGGLKKGSVPLLGQAAAPYTDALPQALILTAIVISFAVTAFLLVLAYRMYLMNGTDDLEELGGSSDE from the coding sequence ATGGAATCATTAATGATTGTACTTGTCGGCATTTTAGTCGCAGTCGCTACTTATTTAATCCTCTCTCGTAGTGTCATACGTGTAATTGTCGGCACCGCCATTTTATCTCATGCCGTTCACCTGTTGTTATTGACAGTCGGCGGATTAAAAAAGGGGAGTGTACCGTTATTAGGTCAAGCGGCCGCACCCTATACCGATGCTTTGCCACAAGCATTGATTTTAACAGCAATCGTTATCAGCTTTGCTGTTACGGCCTTTTTACTCGTATTGGCTTATCGTATGTATTTAATGAACGGAACCGATGATCTAGAGGAACTTGGAGGGTCATCAGATGAATAA
- a CDS encoding LutB/LldF family L-lactate oxidation iron-sulfur protein — MAMKISQQKFNERLSSNLENDFMRGAVAGAQHRFQTRRSAAVDPLDWEEWRNHGEEIRQHVLENLDYYLYELSTNVEARGGHVFFAQTAEEATEYISTIAKQKNAKKIVKAKSMVTEEINLNAHLEQLGCEVIETDLGEYILQLDDHDPPSHIVTPALHKNKDQIREVFEQKIGYTASSQPEELALHARKVLRDHYLTADIGITGCNFAVAETGSVCLVTNEGNADLVTALPKTQISVMGMERLVPTFEEMEVLVGMLTRSAVGQKLTSYITVLTGIKEALEVDGPEEFHLVVVDNGRSSILGGEFQSILQCIRCAACINTCPVYRHVGGHTYGSIYSGPIGAVLSPLLGGYDDYKELPYASTLCGACTDVCPVKIPLHQLLHKHREVIVEREGRAPISESLLMQAFGMGTSSKSIYQLGTKMASTVMKPFTKNEKITNGPGPLKNWTAYRDFPSVQKERFRDWFEQHNKGGKSK, encoded by the coding sequence ATGGCGATGAAAATCAGTCAGCAAAAATTTAATGAACGTCTATCATCCAACTTGGAAAATGATTTTATGCGTGGTGCTGTAGCCGGCGCACAGCATCGCTTTCAAACAAGACGGAGTGCTGCTGTTGATCCCTTAGATTGGGAAGAGTGGCGCAACCATGGTGAAGAAATCCGGCAGCATGTTTTGGAAAATCTTGATTACTATTTATATGAGTTGAGTACAAACGTTGAAGCACGAGGCGGTCATGTATTTTTTGCCCAAACCGCCGAAGAAGCTACCGAATACATTTCAACAATTGCGAAACAAAAGAATGCCAAAAAGATAGTGAAAGCAAAATCGATGGTAACCGAAGAAATCAATTTAAACGCACACTTGGAACAGCTCGGATGTGAAGTGATCGAAACGGATTTAGGCGAATATATTTTACAGCTTGATGACCATGATCCGCCTTCTCATATCGTCACACCGGCACTCCATAAAAATAAAGATCAGATTCGGGAAGTGTTTGAACAAAAAATTGGCTATACGGCTTCTTCCCAACCTGAAGAACTGGCACTTCATGCCCGTAAAGTTTTACGAGACCATTACTTAACAGCGGATATCGGCATTACGGGATGCAATTTTGCCGTTGCCGAAACGGGTTCTGTTTGTTTAGTAACGAATGAAGGAAATGCGGATTTAGTAACAGCCTTGCCGAAAACACAAATTTCCGTCATGGGAATGGAGCGTTTAGTTCCCACATTTGAAGAAATGGAAGTTCTCGTCGGCATGCTGACACGCAGCGCGGTTGGCCAGAAATTGACAAGCTATATTACAGTGCTGACAGGCATAAAAGAAGCGCTTGAAGTCGATGGACCCGAAGAATTCCATTTAGTCGTTGTAGACAATGGACGTTCTTCAATTTTAGGCGGGGAATTTCAATCGATTTTACAGTGCATTCGCTGTGCTGCATGTATTAATACATGCCCTGTTTACCGTCATGTTGGGGGGCATACGTACGGATCCATCTATTCAGGTCCTATCGGTGCCGTATTATCACCGTTATTAGGTGGTTATGATGATTATAAAGAGCTGCCCTATGCCTCTACTCTATGTGGCGCATGTACAGATGTATGCCCAGTAAAAATTCCATTGCACCAGTTGCTTCATAAGCACCGGGAAGTGATCGTTGAACGGGAAGGCCGTGCTCCAATAAGTGAGAGTTTGCTCATGCAGGCATTTGGGATGGGCACTTCTTCAAAATCAATCTATCAATTGGGCACTAAAATGGCTTCAACCGTTATGAAACCATTCACGAAAAACGAAAAAATTACAAATGGTCCCGGTCCACTGAAAAACTGGACAGCGTATCGTGATTTTCCTTCCGTGCAAAAAGAACGTTTCCGTGACTGGTTTGAACAGCATAACAAGGGAGGTAAATCCAAATGA
- a CDS encoding FadR/GntR family transcriptional regulator, with translation MKFEVPKTKKLYEQIAAIIEHKITIGEISPGDKLDSVEQLAKNFEVGRSAIREALTALQARGIIEIRQGEGTYIRKVTAQDISLNIPTYASFSEQDLQQIFEVRKILELGLIENAAKRRTTRQLEQLEEALSKMNDALIDPEASSNADMQFHAIIAEAADNPLLVSMLQSVSKPIARQIQHTRSILSTSDHAALHNLHEEHTAIYNALVHADDIQAKEAMAKHLKTVESLLFEQ, from the coding sequence ATGAAATTTGAAGTACCAAAGACTAAGAAACTATACGAACAAATTGCCGCTATAATTGAACATAAAATTACGATCGGGGAAATTTCGCCTGGCGATAAATTAGATTCCGTTGAACAGCTTGCCAAAAACTTTGAAGTTGGGCGCTCTGCCATCCGTGAAGCATTAACTGCTCTTCAGGCACGGGGTATTATCGAAATTCGCCAAGGAGAAGGAACCTATATCCGCAAAGTAACTGCCCAGGATATTTCTTTAAATATTCCTACATATGCCTCATTTTCTGAGCAGGATTTACAGCAAATATTTGAAGTACGGAAAATTTTAGAATTAGGTCTTATTGAGAATGCTGCAAAACGCAGAACGACTCGGCAGCTTGAACAATTAGAAGAAGCGCTCAGTAAAATGAATGATGCACTAATCGATCCTGAGGCAAGCAGTAATGCCGATATGCAATTTCATGCAATCATTGCCGAAGCAGCGGATAACCCTCTCCTTGTTTCGATGCTTCAAAGTGTTTCCAAGCCAATTGCACGGCAAATCCAGCATACCCGTTCCATTTTATCCACTTCAGATCATGCCGCTTTACACAATTTACATGAGGAACATACTGCGATCTACAACGCTTTAGTGCATGCAGATGATATACAGGCTAAAGAGGCGATGGCAAAACATCTTAAGACCGTTGAATCATTACTTTTCGAACAATAA
- a CDS encoding MFS transporter, whose translation MSTTTVKQSNPVYPIMVSIGVCHLINDTMQAVIPAMFPLLERDLGLTFTQLGLISFVLNMVASLLQPAVGFMTDRKPFPYALPLGMVSSFIGLTMLILAGEYWMILVSVLFLGLGSAIFHPEGSRVSFMAAGNKRGLAQSIYQVGGNSGQALAPLLSAFIILPFGMYGVSVILIFTSIGIFLLTKISMWYKRQLEAEKRSKIKKMLISSLPPLTKKQVGMALLVLLFIIFARSFYVTNITSFYVFYLSEQYGMSVERGQLFIFIFMAVGVVGTFFGGPLSDRFGRKNIILLSVIAPIPFCLALPFVPLPAVLVLLIIIGLLIMVSFTVTVVYAQELVPSKIGTMAGLTVGVAFGMGAIGSVVIGILIDKMGIHFTMNAISVLTLLLLVAFFLPRDRVGD comes from the coding sequence TTGTCGACTACAACAGTAAAACAATCAAACCCTGTTTATCCCATCATGGTCTCAATTGGGGTATGTCACTTAATCAATGATACGATGCAGGCGGTTATACCGGCGATGTTCCCATTATTGGAGCGTGATTTAGGATTAACGTTTACGCAACTTGGCCTGATTTCATTTGTTTTGAATATGGTTGCCAGCCTACTACAGCCGGCCGTCGGATTTATGACAGATAGGAAGCCATTTCCGTATGCATTGCCGCTTGGGATGGTGAGCTCATTTATCGGGTTGACAATGCTCATATTAGCGGGCGAATACTGGATGATTTTAGTGTCGGTTCTATTTTTGGGACTTGGTTCAGCCATTTTTCACCCGGAAGGATCACGTGTGTCGTTTATGGCAGCAGGTAATAAGCGCGGCTTAGCTCAGTCCATTTATCAGGTTGGGGGCAACAGCGGACAGGCACTAGCTCCACTACTAAGCGCATTTATCATTTTGCCTTTCGGGATGTACGGCGTATCGGTAATTCTTATTTTTACATCAATCGGGATCTTTTTATTAACGAAAATATCAATGTGGTATAAACGTCAGCTCGAGGCGGAAAAGAGATCAAAAATCAAAAAAATGCTGATCTCGTCCTTGCCTCCTTTAACGAAAAAACAAGTTGGAATGGCTTTACTCGTGCTGCTGTTCATTATATTTGCCCGTTCGTTTTACGTTACGAATATAACAAGTTTCTATGTCTTTTATTTATCGGAACAGTATGGGATGAGTGTTGAGCGCGGTCAGCTGTTTATCTTTATATTTATGGCAGTTGGGGTTGTAGGCACATTTTTTGGTGGCCCATTATCAGATCGCTTCGGTCGGAAAAATATTATATTGCTGTCGGTGATCGCACCGATTCCGTTTTGCCTGGCTCTTCCGTTTGTCCCGTTGCCTGCTGTACTGGTTCTACTCATTATTATTGGACTCTTAATTATGGTCAGCTTTACAGTGACTGTTGTGTATGCTCAGGAACTTGTCCCATCGAAAATCGGTACTATGGCCGGGTTAACAGTCGGTGTAGCATTTGGGATGGGGGCAATTGGCTCGGTTGTTATTGGGATTCTTATTGATAAGATGGGCATTCACTTTACAATGAACGCGATATCGGTACTGACATTATTATTGCTCGTGGCATTTTTCCTGCCTCGTGATCGAGTAGGGGACTAG
- a CDS encoding Na+/H+ antiporter subunit A, with product MVIAFSIMLPFIAAALIPLIYRGFKNIHLGWFVLIVPVALFSILATYIPRIANGEVFIKTFEWIPSFGINITTYLDGLSMIFSLLITGVGSLVILYSIFYLSTKESLHHFYCYLLLFMGAMLGVVFSDNLMVLYVFWELTSVSSFLLIAFWHHRKASRAGARKAMTITVSGGVAMLAGFLMLYVASGTFSIREIIENLDVVQSSVYFVPAMCLVLLGAFTKSAQFPFHIWLPDAMEAPTPVSAYLHSATMVKAGIYLVARTTPIFGGHEVWFWAVSGVGLLTLFWGSFNAVRQYDLKALLAYSTISQLGLIMSLFGLGSAALHFGYSTQSVIYTQATFAALFHLINHSTFKGALFMMVGIVDHEVGTRDIRRLGGLMSLMPFTFTIAVIGSASMAGLPPFNGFLSKEMFFTATLKITQLDIFSLDSIGLLFPIIAWVASIFTFIYCVIIVMRTFFGKIQPDRLEKPPHEAPFGMLISPFVLVAFVIGIFIFPNVLGHYILSPAMASIYPMFPSAEELTPHISAWHGFNTELIMTLGVIVVGYFLYRTLKKWRPVYQLIPQSFTLNAIYERVINSSESVSGRVTNRYMNGNLTYYFVYIYVFFVTLLAGYMIYADVFSWNPSKDSVIEPYELVLVFVMIAAAIAIIFAKQRITVVLLNGVLGYSVAFFFVVFRAPDLALTQLVVESVTTALFLLSFKYLPKLKNEYISKSWRFAKVTISIAVGATVTLIGLAVMNYDRFEPISKFFEDSYDLAGGKNIVNTILGDFRAFDTMLEVVVLFIAGLGVYTLIKLKAKKGDADVESK from the coding sequence TTGGTTATTGCTTTCTCGATTATGCTCCCATTTATTGCTGCAGCATTAATCCCGTTAATATACAGGGGATTTAAAAATATACATTTAGGTTGGTTCGTATTAATTGTCCCTGTTGCGTTGTTTTCGATTTTAGCTACATATATCCCTCGAATTGCCAATGGTGAAGTGTTCATCAAAACATTTGAGTGGATCCCCTCTTTCGGTATTAATATTACTACTTATTTAGACGGCTTGAGTATGATTTTTAGCTTACTCATTACTGGGGTAGGCAGTTTAGTAATACTTTACTCAATTTTCTATTTATCAACGAAAGAATCATTACACCATTTCTATTGCTATTTACTATTATTTATGGGCGCGATGTTAGGCGTCGTATTTTCGGATAACTTAATGGTGCTTTATGTATTTTGGGAATTAACGAGCGTATCGTCTTTCCTGTTAATTGCATTCTGGCATCATCGTAAAGCATCTCGTGCAGGTGCGCGAAAAGCAATGACCATTACCGTTTCTGGTGGGGTTGCTATGCTCGCCGGTTTTTTAATGTTATATGTTGCATCCGGAACGTTTAGTATTCGCGAAATTATTGAGAATTTGGATGTCGTGCAATCGAGTGTTTATTTTGTTCCGGCAATGTGTCTTGTACTTTTAGGTGCGTTTACAAAATCAGCACAATTCCCATTCCATATTTGGCTGCCGGATGCGATGGAAGCACCGACACCTGTCTCCGCCTATTTACATTCCGCAACGATGGTAAAAGCGGGTATTTACTTAGTAGCTCGTACAACACCGATTTTCGGCGGGCATGAAGTTTGGTTTTGGGCAGTGAGCGGGGTAGGTCTTCTGACATTATTCTGGGGCTCGTTCAATGCGGTTCGTCAGTATGATTTAAAGGCATTGCTCGCATACTCTACGATTAGTCAGCTTGGACTGATCATGTCATTATTCGGTCTTGGTTCTGCAGCGCTGCATTTTGGCTATTCAACACAGTCAGTAATATATACGCAGGCTACTTTTGCTGCACTATTCCATTTAATCAACCACTCAACATTTAAAGGTGCGCTCTTTATGATGGTCGGTATCGTCGATCATGAAGTAGGCACACGTGATATTCGCCGACTAGGCGGCTTGATGTCGTTAATGCCATTTACATTCACAATTGCCGTCATCGGCAGCGCCTCAATGGCAGGTTTACCACCATTCAATGGCTTTTTAAGTAAGGAAATGTTCTTTACAGCAACATTAAAAATTACGCAGCTTGATATTTTCTCACTTGATAGCATTGGCCTTTTATTCCCGATCATCGCCTGGGTGGCAAGTATTTTTACGTTTATTTACTGTGTCATTATTGTCATGCGTACTTTCTTCGGGAAAATACAGCCGGATCGTCTGGAAAAGCCGCCACATGAAGCGCCATTTGGTATGTTAATTTCACCATTTGTTTTAGTGGCATTCGTCATTGGAATTTTTATATTCCCGAATGTTTTGGGACATTATATTTTAAGTCCGGCGATGGCAAGCATTTATCCAATGTTTCCTTCGGCTGAAGAATTGACGCCTCATATTTCAGCATGGCACGGGTTTAACACGGAGCTTATTATGACGCTTGGTGTCATTGTTGTAGGGTACTTCTTATATCGCACATTAAAAAAATGGCGTCCAGTCTACCAGTTAATTCCGCAAAGCTTTACGTTAAATGCGATTTATGAACGTGTGATCAATTCAAGTGAGAGTGTATCAGGACGTGTAACAAACCGTTATATGAACGGTAACTTAACTTATTATTTCGTATATATCTATGTGTTTTTTGTAACTCTATTGGCAGGGTATATGATTTATGCGGACGTGTTCAGCTGGAATCCTTCAAAAGACTCGGTGATCGAGCCTTATGAACTGGTTCTTGTATTCGTTATGATTGCGGCTGCAATAGCGATCATATTTGCTAAGCAGCGAATTACAGTTGTGCTTTTGAACGGGGTTCTCGGCTATTCTGTTGCCTTTTTCTTTGTCGTGTTCAGGGCTCCGGACTTGGCGCTTACACAACTTGTCGTAGAATCAGTTACAACAGCATTGTTCTTACTATCATTCAAATATTTACCGAAGCTTAAAAATGAGTATATTTCTAAAAGCTGGCGTTTTGCGAAAGTAACAATTTCGATTGCGGTCGGTGCAACAGTGACACTGATCGGATTAGCTGTAATGAATTACGATCGTTTTGAACCAATTTCAAAATTCTTTGAGGACTCGTATGATTTGGCAGGAGGAAAAAATATCGTCAACACGATTCTAGGCGATTTCCGTGCATTTGATACGATGCTTGAAGTAGTGGTACTTTTCATTGCAGGACTTGGCGTCTACACACTTATTAAGCTTAAGGCGAAAAAGGGGGATGCAGACGTTGAAAGTAAATGA
- a CDS encoding Na+/H+ antiporter subunit D, whose product MNNIIVLPMIVPIITAALLVFLNNNIKLQRVVSLVTMIFVIATSVVLLQLIQTEGIMRIDFSGWAPPFGILFVADSFSVLLVLTASIVTAVCLIYAFSTIGERHEKMYFYPFVLFLLAGVNGSFLTGDIFNLFVCFEVMLLASYVLVALGGGKIQLRESIKYVLINVVASWIFLVALAFMYGTLKTLNMAHIAQRVAEAGQDPLLTVVALVFLIVFALKGGLLLFFWLPGSYSVPPTAVQALFAALLTKVGIYALFRTFTLMFPLQPEVTHTAIGVMAGLTIIAGCMGAFAGRDVRTIATYNVIISVGFILTALAIGTESAMAGAVYYLIHDMLGKALLFLLIGTMVLLTGEIVVKNMNGLIRIYPVFGWLFFIMLCALVGIPPLSGFIGKVLIGQGAVETESYILLALAFGSSIIVLYSLMRIFLASFFGETSINEEDKIRMPRGAMVSFVLLTICIVALGVGAEGLAVYVNDAAYTLSNPSVYIDAVLNTNK is encoded by the coding sequence ATGAATAATATAATTGTTTTGCCTATGATTGTGCCGATTATAACGGCGGCATTATTAGTATTTTTAAATAATAATATTAAACTTCAGCGAGTTGTAAGTTTAGTAACTATGATTTTTGTAATAGCAACATCCGTTGTCCTGTTACAGCTTATTCAAACAGAAGGTATTATGCGTATAGACTTTAGTGGTTGGGCACCGCCATTCGGTATATTATTTGTTGCCGATTCATTTTCGGTCCTTCTTGTTTTGACGGCAAGCATTGTTACAGCAGTCTGTTTAATCTATGCCTTCTCTACAATTGGCGAACGTCACGAAAAAATGTATTTTTATCCGTTCGTTCTGTTTCTACTTGCAGGTGTAAACGGTTCGTTTTTAACAGGCGATATTTTCAACTTATTCGTTTGTTTTGAAGTAATGCTCCTGGCGTCTTATGTACTTGTTGCTTTGGGCGGTGGAAAGATACAGCTGCGCGAGTCGATCAAGTATGTACTCATTAATGTAGTCGCTTCATGGATTTTCCTTGTAGCCCTCGCATTCATGTACGGAACGTTAAAGACATTAAATATGGCACATATTGCACAGCGCGTTGCAGAAGCCGGCCAAGATCCGTTACTGACGGTTGTAGCACTAGTTTTCCTCATTGTATTTGCTTTAAAGGGAGGCTTGCTGCTGTTCTTTTGGCTGCCTGGTTCATACAGTGTGCCTCCAACAGCGGTACAGGCATTATTTGCTGCGCTACTAACAAAAGTCGGTATTTATGCATTATTCCGTACGTTCACGCTTATGTTTCCATTACAGCCGGAAGTTACGCATACAGCGATCGGCGTGATGGCAGGACTGACAATTATAGCAGGATGTATGGGCGCATTTGCCGGACGCGATGTACGGACAATTGCTACGTATAACGTTATCATCAGTGTTGGCTTTATATTGACGGCACTTGCAATCGGAACTGAATCTGCAATGGCAGGCGCGGTATATTACTTAATCCACGACATGCTCGGTAAGGCATTGCTGTTTTTACTTATCGGAACAATGGTGCTTTTAACAGGGGAAATTGTCGTGAAAAATATGAATGGTTTAATTCGAATTTATCCGGTATTCGGCTGGCTGTTCTTCATTATGTTATGTGCACTTGTCGGAATTCCTCCATTAAGCGGATTTATCGGAAAAGTATTGATCGGCCAGGGTGCTGTTGAAACAGAGTCCTATATTTTATTGGCACTGGCATTCGGTTCGAGTATCATCGTGCTCTATTCATTAATGCGTATTTTCCTTGCTTCATTTTTTGGAGAAACATCGATTAATGAAGAGGACAAAATTCGGATGCCACGCGGGGCGATGGTATCATTTGTGCTATTGACGATCTGTATTGTTGCTTTAGGGGTTGGCGCAGAAGGTCTGGCGGTTTATGTGAATGATGCTGCCTACACATTATCAAATCCTTCCGTATACATTGATGCGGTTTTAAACACGAATAAATAA
- a CDS encoding lactate utilization protein C: MIQNREPFLQTIAARLGRSVPSLTKPDRNWKHLPQHEVLKDASMEELIEVLREQCLNIHTTLKRCTQQQLPEILNETIADYGGGRVIYSNDPRFEVLNVLPVFEQYEHLKWQSVNGKGNIDFAEQANVGVVISNVTLAESGTIMLQTSPEVGRTLSFLPENSIAIIPKSSIVPRMTQAAQYLREQSHVSSCINFITGPSNSADIEMNLVVGVHGPVRMTYILVEDY, encoded by the coding sequence ATGATTCAAAATCGAGAGCCCTTTTTACAAACAATCGCTGCACGTCTTGGCAGATCTGTTCCTTCTTTAACAAAACCCGACAGAAACTGGAAGCACCTGCCTCAACACGAAGTATTGAAGGACGCTTCGATGGAAGAACTTATCGAAGTGCTAAGAGAACAATGCTTAAACATTCACACTACATTAAAGAGATGCACCCAACAGCAATTGCCTGAAATATTAAATGAAACAATTGCAGACTACGGTGGCGGGCGTGTTATTTACAGCAATGATCCGCGTTTTGAAGTATTGAATGTGTTACCGGTTTTTGAGCAATATGAACATTTAAAGTGGCAATCTGTAAACGGTAAGGGAAATATCGATTTTGCTGAACAGGCAAATGTCGGTGTCGTAATCAGCAACGTGACATTAGCGGAATCCGGCACAATTATGCTTCAAACATCACCGGAAGTCGGCCGGACGCTTTCATTTTTACCTGAAAATTCGATTGCCATTATACCAAAAAGCAGCATCGTTCCCCGCATGACACAAGCTGCCCAATATTTACGGGAGCAGTCCCATGTTTCGTCCTGTATTAATTTCATTACAGGACCAAGCAACTCCGCAGATATCGAAATGAACTTAGTTGTCGGGGTTCACGGACCGGTAAGAATGACGTATATTTTGGTGGAGGATTATTAA
- a CDS encoding Na+/H+ antiporter subunit E, whose translation MLGQFIINLFIAALWFLLKDDPTADFTTFMSGFLVGTLILYAMHRFFGTQFYLRRVLKIIKLILIFIRELLSSSISVLKQVLDPQMNFTPGIFTYETKLRGDYQVTTLALLLTLTPGSVVMEVSEDSSTFYIHAMDIEESKETVLRSIGKFERAILEVTQ comes from the coding sequence ATGCTAGGTCAATTTATTATTAATTTATTTATTGCGGCGCTTTGGTTTTTGCTGAAGGATGATCCAACTGCAGACTTTACGACATTTATGTCAGGCTTTTTAGTCGGAACATTGATTTTATATGCTATGCACCGATTTTTCGGAACACAGTTTTACTTGCGTCGCGTTTTAAAGATTATTAAGCTCATCCTAATATTTATTCGAGAGCTGCTTTCATCAAGTATTTCTGTATTAAAACAAGTGCTGGATCCACAGATGAATTTTACACCGGGTATTTTTACTTATGAAACAAAATTAAGAGGGGACTATCAAGTGACAACATTGGCCCTGTTGTTAACGTTGACACCGGGTTCTGTTGTAATGGAAGTCTCGGAAGATAGCAGTACGTTTTATATTCACGCGATGGATATAGAAGAATCGAAAGAAACGGTACTCCGTTCAATCGGCAAGTTTGAACGTGCCATTTTGGAGGTGACACAATGA